In Nostoc sp. GT001, a genomic segment contains:
- the ispG gene encoding (E)-4-hydroxy-3-methylbut-2-enyl-diphosphate synthase translates to MQTLPTVNTSSITSPQDTFDTTIKRRKTRPVKVGNVTIGGGYPVVVQSMINEDTLDIDGSVAGIRRLHEIGCEIVRVTVPSMAHAKALAEIKQKLIKTYQDVPIVADVHHNGLKIAVEVSKHIEKVRINPGLYVFEKPNINRTEYTKSEFDEIGDKIRETLEPLVVSLRDQGKSMRIGVNHGSLAERMLFTYGDTPEGMVESAIEFIRICESLDFRNLVVSMKASRVPVMVAAYRLIAKRMDELGMDYPLHLGVTEAGDGEYGRIKSTAGIATLLADGIGDTIRVSLTEAPEKEIPVCYSILQALGLRKTMVEYVACPSCGRTLFNLEEVLHKVREATKHLTGLDIAVMGCIVNGPGEMADADYGYVGKTPGYISLYRGREEIKKVPEDKGVEELINLIKADERWVEP, encoded by the coding sequence ATGCAAACTCTGCCCACAGTAAACACTTCAAGCATCACATCACCTCAAGATACCTTTGATACAACTATCAAGCGGCGTAAAACCCGCCCTGTAAAGGTGGGAAATGTCACCATTGGCGGCGGCTACCCCGTTGTAGTGCAGTCAATGATTAACGAAGACACCCTTGATATTGATGGTTCCGTGGCTGGTATTCGTCGTCTGCACGAAATAGGCTGCGAAATTGTCCGCGTCACAGTGCCAAGTATGGCTCATGCTAAAGCTTTAGCAGAAATTAAACAAAAATTAATTAAAACTTACCAAGATGTGCCCATTGTGGCTGATGTCCATCACAACGGACTAAAAATCGCCGTGGAAGTCTCCAAGCACATAGAGAAAGTACGGATTAATCCAGGTTTGTATGTGTTTGAAAAGCCAAACATCAATCGAACTGAATATACTAAAAGTGAATTTGACGAAATTGGCGATAAAATCCGGGAAACCTTAGAACCTCTAGTAGTTTCTTTGCGCGACCAAGGAAAATCGATGCGAATTGGGGTAAATCATGGTTCTCTCGCAGAGAGAATGCTATTTACTTATGGTGACACCCCCGAAGGAATGGTGGAATCTGCTATAGAATTCATCCGCATTTGTGAATCTTTGGATTTCCGCAACTTGGTAGTTTCCATGAAAGCCTCACGAGTCCCGGTGATGGTAGCCGCCTATCGCCTCATCGCCAAGCGCATGGATGAACTGGGTATGGATTACCCGCTACATTTAGGCGTTACGGAAGCTGGTGATGGCGAATACGGGCGAATTAAATCTACGGCTGGTATTGCCACGTTACTTGCCGATGGCATTGGCGATACAATTCGTGTCTCACTGACAGAAGCACCAGAAAAAGAAATCCCCGTCTGCTACAGCATTCTCCAAGCTTTGGGATTGCGAAAAACGATGGTGGAATACGTCGCTTGTCCTTCTTGTGGACGCACTTTGTTTAATCTAGAGGAAGTACTGCACAAAGTCCGGGAAGCTACTAAACACTTAACTGGACTAGACATTGCAGTTATGGGTTGTATTGTCAATGGCCCCGGAGAAATGGCCGATGCCGACTATGGTTATGTCGGCAAAACACCCGGTTACATTTCTTTGTATCGTGGTCGAGAAGAAATTAAAAAAGTCCCAGAAGATAAAGGTGTAGAGGAATTAATTAACCTCATTAAGGCAGATGAACGCTGGGTAGAACCTTAA
- the ctpC gene encoding carboxyl-terminal processing protease CtpC produces MVITKSRLVLGATAVTLSTIAVTSLGIHSRGQALFKASPKELVDEVWQIVQRQYVDGTFNQVDWQAVRKEYLSKSYSNPQDAYKSIREMLKKLEDPYTRFMDPSEFKNMQVDTSGELTGIGITISQDEKTKQLVVIAPIEDTPAFKAGVLAKDIILKIDGKDTKGMDTNQAVSLIRGEAGSKVRLTIQRDGKTKQFDIKRARIEIHPVKFSQKKTPAGNLGYIRLNQFSANAGKEMQTAIKDLESKKVAGYILDLRGNPGGLLFSSVDIARMWIDKGKIVSTVERRGEAEKEEANGRALTTKPLVVLVDKGSASASEILSGALQDNKRATLVGTQTFGKGLVQSVRPLEDGSGLAVTIAHYYTPNGTDINHKGISPDVKVDLSKKQMEDLWLHERDKLATFADPQFAKAVEVIGKKIAAQGTPTAEK; encoded by the coding sequence ATGGTGATTACAAAAAGTAGGCTTGTTTTGGGTGCTACGGCAGTTACACTCTCCACGATCGCTGTTACTAGCCTTGGCATTCATTCGCGAGGTCAGGCTTTATTTAAAGCAAGTCCTAAAGAATTAGTAGATGAAGTTTGGCAAATTGTTCAGCGCCAATATGTCGACGGTACTTTTAATCAGGTAGATTGGCAGGCTGTTCGTAAGGAATACTTGAGCAAGTCCTACAGTAATCCGCAGGATGCGTATAAGTCCATTCGGGAAATGCTGAAAAAGCTAGAAGACCCATATACCCGGTTTATGGACCCATCGGAATTCAAGAATATGCAGGTGGATACCTCTGGAGAATTGACAGGGATTGGGATCACCATTAGTCAGGATGAAAAAACCAAGCAATTGGTTGTAATTGCGCCAATCGAAGATACACCAGCCTTTAAAGCTGGTGTTTTAGCAAAAGATATCATTCTCAAAATTGACGGCAAAGATACTAAGGGGATGGATACTAATCAGGCAGTATCCTTGATTAGGGGTGAAGCAGGATCTAAAGTCCGCTTGACTATTCAGCGTGACGGTAAGACAAAACAGTTTGACATCAAACGGGCGCGCATTGAAATCCATCCAGTTAAGTTTTCTCAAAAGAAAACCCCAGCCGGAAATCTTGGTTACATCCGCTTGAACCAGTTCAGCGCCAATGCTGGTAAAGAAATGCAAACCGCTATCAAAGATTTAGAAAGCAAAAAGGTAGCTGGATATATCCTTGATTTGCGTGGTAATCCAGGCGGCTTACTTTTCTCTAGTGTGGATATTGCCCGAATGTGGATAGATAAAGGTAAGATTGTCTCCACCGTTGAACGCCGAGGAGAGGCAGAAAAGGAAGAGGCAAACGGACGAGCCTTGACCACTAAACCATTGGTGGTGTTGGTAGATAAAGGTTCAGCTAGTGCCAGTGAAATCCTCTCAGGGGCTTTGCAGGATAATAAGCGTGCTACTTTGGTCGGTACTCAAACCTTTGGTAAGGGACTAGTGCAATCGGTGCGTCCCCTAGAAGATGGTTCAGGATTAGCGGTAACAATTGCTCATTACTATACCCCCAATGGTACAGATATCAATCACAAAGGCATTTCGCCAGATGTGAAGGTGGATTTGAGCAAAAAGCAGATGGAAGATTTGTGGCTCCATGAACGTGACAAACTCGCTACTTTTGCAGACCCTCAATTTGCTAAAGCGGTGGAAGTGATAGGCAAAAAAATTGCTGCTCAGGGGACACCTACAGCAGAAAAATGA
- a CDS encoding DDE transposase family protein — MNNPQTWYIVKRSAGNCEIIPSDQVGNDNLEIIEQWGPFSSQEEAIARRVGLIRAGKCKPV, encoded by the coding sequence ATGAATAACCCACAAACTTGGTATATTGTCAAGCGTTCTGCTGGAAACTGTGAAATTATCCCCAGCGACCAAGTTGGCAACGATAATCTAGAAATTATAGAACAGTGGGGGCCTTTTAGTTCGCAAGAAGAAGCGATCGCTCGACGTGTCGGACTTATTAGGGCTGGAAAGTGCAAACCAGTTTAA
- a CDS encoding succinate dehydrogenase/fumarate reductase flavoprotein subunit, whose translation MLEHDVIIVGGGLAGCRAAVEIARTDPSLNIAVVAKTHPIRSHSVAAQGGMAASLKNVDSEDTWEAHAFDTVKGSDYLADQDAVAILTQEAPGVVIDLEHMGVLFSRLSDGRIAQRAFGGHSHNRTCYAADKTGHAILHELVNNLRRYGVQVYEEWYVMRLILEENEAKGVVMFHLLDGHIEVVRAKAVMFATGGYGRVYNTTSNDYASSGDGLAMTAIAGLPLEDMEFVQFHPTGLYPVGVLISEAVRGEGAYLINSEGDRFMANYAPSRMELAPRDITSRAIAYEIRAGRGIHLNGSAGGPFVYLDLRHLGKEKIMSRVPFCWEEAHRLVGVDAVTQPMPVRPTIHYCMGGIPVNTDGQVRSSGDGLVDAFFAAGETSCVSVHGANRLGSNSLLECVVYGKRTGAAIAKFVQKRKLPSVDEQRYITEAQQQIQALLEQPGQYRINQVREAFQDCMTEYCGVFRTEALMTEGLQKLEEIQQRYPQIYLDDKGSCWNTELVEALELRSLMVVGQTILASALNRQESRGAHFREDYSQRDDSNFLKHTMAYYSPAGIDIQYRPVAITMFEPKERKY comes from the coding sequence ATGCTGGAACACGATGTGATTATTGTCGGGGGTGGATTGGCGGGATGTCGTGCTGCTGTAGAAATTGCCCGCACTGACCCTAGTTTAAATATTGCTGTGGTTGCCAAAACCCACCCAATTCGTTCTCACTCGGTAGCGGCTCAAGGTGGTATGGCTGCATCGCTGAAAAATGTTGATTCCGAAGATACTTGGGAAGCACATGCTTTTGATACTGTCAAGGGTTCTGATTACTTGGCAGACCAAGATGCTGTAGCAATTCTCACCCAAGAAGCGCCAGGTGTGGTGATTGACTTGGAACACATGGGCGTTTTGTTCTCTCGCTTATCCGATGGGCGCATTGCCCAACGGGCTTTTGGCGGACACTCCCACAACCGCACTTGCTACGCTGCTGACAAAACCGGTCATGCGATTTTGCACGAATTGGTTAACAATTTGCGGCGTTATGGCGTGCAAGTTTATGAAGAGTGGTACGTGATGCGTCTCATTTTGGAAGAAAATGAGGCCAAGGGTGTGGTCATGTTCCATCTTTTGGATGGACATATAGAGGTGGTGCGGGCTAAGGCGGTGATGTTTGCCACAGGGGGCTATGGTCGCGTTTATAACACTACCTCTAATGATTACGCTTCTTCGGGTGATGGTTTGGCAATGACTGCGATCGCAGGTTTGCCCCTGGAAGATATGGAATTTGTCCAGTTTCATCCCACTGGTTTATATCCGGTAGGGGTGCTGATTTCGGAAGCGGTACGGGGAGAAGGGGCGTATCTGATTAATAGTGAAGGCGATCGCTTTATGGCGAACTATGCGCCCAGTCGGATGGAACTAGCTCCTCGTGATATTACCTCACGAGCGATCGCTTACGAAATTCGCGCCGGACGTGGTATTCATCTCAATGGCAGTGCTGGTGGCCCCTTTGTCTATCTGGATTTGCGCCATCTAGGCAAAGAAAAAATTATGAGTCGCGTTCCCTTCTGTTGGGAAGAAGCCCATCGCCTAGTAGGTGTTGATGCAGTAACTCAACCGATGCCAGTCCGCCCGACAATTCACTATTGTATGGGTGGTATACCAGTTAACACCGATGGGCAAGTTCGCAGTAGTGGTGATGGTTTAGTTGACGCTTTCTTTGCTGCGGGTGAAACATCTTGTGTTTCTGTACATGGTGCTAATCGCTTGGGGAGTAATTCTTTGCTGGAATGTGTCGTTTATGGCAAAAGAACTGGAGCTGCGATCGCAAAATTCGTGCAAAAACGTAAGTTACCCTCTGTAGATGAGCAACGGTACATAACAGAAGCCCAGCAACAAATTCAAGCTTTGCTAGAACAACCAGGACAGTACCGCATTAACCAAGTCCGTGAAGCTTTTCAGGATTGTATGACTGAGTACTGTGGTGTTTTCCGCACTGAGGCATTAATGACTGAAGGTTTACAGAAATTAGAAGAAATACAACAGCGATATCCTCAAATTTATTTAGATGACAAAGGTAGTTGCTGGAATACAGAACTCGTAGAAGCCTTAGAATTGAGAAGTTTGATGGTAGTAGGGCAGACCATTTTGGCATCAGCCCTAAATCGCCAAGAAAGTCGTGGCGCTCATTTCCGCGAAGATTATTCCCAACGAGATGATAGCAACTTTCTCAAACACACAATGGCATACTATTCACCAGCGGGAATTGATATTCAATATCGACCGGTGGCGATTACTATGTTTGAGCCAAAAGAGCGGAAGTATTAG
- a CDS encoding ABC transporter substrate-binding protein yields MRKISAALSLSIATLAAGFLLGACGDSSTPNGTANNGSTATPATNSTATSSAKGLKIGSLLPTTGDLASVGQQMLGSVPLLVDTVNACGGVNGEPVTLVQVDDQTDPKAGAVGMTKLATLDKVAGVVGSFASSVSSAAVSIATPNKVMLVSPGSTSPVFTEKAQKGDYKGFWARTAPPDTYQALALAQLARKKGFKRVSTVVINNDYGVGFEKAFVQTFEKLGGTIVNKDKPVRYDPKAQTFDTEAAAAFAGKPDAVLAVLYAETGSLFLKAAYQQGVAKGVQILLTDGVKSPTFPEQVGKGSDGKYILTGAIGTVPGSDGKALEAFNKLWKDKKGSAPGEYAPQAWDAAALLTLAAQAAKENTGVGIASKIREVADGPGTEVSDVCEGLKLLKDGKKINYQGASGNVDVDANGDVVGVYDVWTVGDDGTIKVIDKVTPK; encoded by the coding sequence ATGAGAAAAATTAGTGCCGCCTTAAGTTTAAGTATAGCTACCCTTGCGGCTGGGTTTCTACTTGGGGCTTGTGGTGATAGCAGTACCCCCAACGGCACAGCTAACAACGGAAGTACCGCTACTCCAGCAACAAACTCAACTGCTACAAGCAGTGCTAAAGGACTAAAAATTGGTTCCCTGCTACCGACAACAGGCGACTTAGCTTCTGTAGGACAGCAGATGTTAGGTTCCGTACCTTTACTGGTCGATACAGTCAACGCTTGCGGTGGAGTGAATGGCGAACCTGTTACCTTGGTGCAAGTAGACGACCAAACCGACCCGAAAGCTGGAGCTGTAGGTATGACCAAACTAGCAACTTTGGATAAAGTAGCAGGTGTAGTTGGTTCCTTTGCCAGTAGCGTTTCTAGTGCAGCAGTCTCCATTGCCACGCCGAATAAAGTCATGCTGGTTTCCCCTGGTAGTACCAGTCCTGTATTTACCGAAAAGGCTCAAAAAGGCGACTATAAAGGCTTTTGGGCGCGTACTGCTCCCCCCGATACATACCAAGCACTAGCTTTAGCCCAACTTGCCAGAAAAAAAGGTTTCAAGCGAGTTTCTACAGTCGTAATTAATAACGACTATGGCGTAGGGTTTGAAAAAGCATTCGTGCAAACTTTTGAAAAATTGGGTGGAACTATAGTTAATAAAGATAAGCCTGTCCGCTACGACCCAAAAGCTCAGACATTTGATACAGAGGCCGCTGCTGCATTTGCAGGTAAGCCAGATGCAGTACTGGCCGTACTCTATGCCGAAACTGGTAGTCTGTTCCTAAAGGCCGCCTATCAGCAAGGTGTGGCAAAGGGGGTACAGATTCTGCTGACAGATGGGGTAAAATCACCGACTTTTCCCGAACAAGTTGGCAAAGGCAGTGATGGTAAATATATTTTAACTGGAGCGATCGGTACAGTACCGGGTTCCGATGGTAAAGCATTAGAAGCTTTCAACAAGCTGTGGAAGGATAAAAAAGGTAGTGCGCCAGGGGAATACGCTCCTCAAGCTTGGGATGCAGCAGCTTTGTTGACATTGGCGGCGCAAGCTGCTAAAGAAAATACAGGCGTTGGCATAGCCAGCAAAATCCGGGAAGTTGCTGATGGGCCTGGCACAGAAGTTAGTGATGTCTGCGAGGGACTGAAGTTACTTAAAGATGGTAAAAAGATTAACTACCAAGGAGCTAGTGGCAACGTAGATGTTGATGCTAACGGCGATGTCGTCGGTGTATACGATGTTTGGACAGTAGGAGACGATGGCACAATCAAGGTGATTGACAAAGTTACCCCTAAGTAG
- the crtB gene encoding 15-cis-phytoene synthase CrtB yields the protein MLQLPDSPPRMKTLVSVDESYKLCRHLTAKYAKTFYLGTLLMSPVKRQSIWSIYAWCRRTDELVDGPASAITTPETLDLWEQQLESIFAGRPLENYDVALVDTLQRFPMDIQPFRDMIAGQRMDLYRSRYETFEDLYLYCYRVAGTVGLMSTSVMGVDNTIYAAPWRQNKQPYLPTEEAIALGIANQLTNILRDVGEDAKRGRIYIPLEDLAKFNYTEQDFFKGVVDDRWRALMRFQIDRARQFYTTSDQGITYLASDARWPVWAASMLYGQILEAIERNDYDVFNQRAYVPQWKKLRTLPIAWMRSQVL from the coding sequence ATGCTGCAACTGCCTGATTCCCCGCCGCGCATGAAAACGCTGGTCTCTGTAGACGAGTCATACAAACTTTGTCGGCATCTCACAGCAAAGTATGCCAAGACTTTTTACCTGGGTACTTTGCTTATGAGTCCGGTAAAACGTCAATCTATTTGGTCAATTTACGCTTGGTGTCGCCGTACAGATGAATTGGTGGATGGCCCTGCATCTGCTATTACCACGCCAGAAACCCTAGACCTATGGGAACAGCAGCTGGAATCGATTTTTGCGGGACGCCCATTAGAAAATTACGATGTAGCTTTAGTTGATACCCTCCAGCGCTTTCCGATGGACATTCAACCATTTCGGGATATGATTGCTGGTCAGCGCATGGACTTATATCGCAGTCGTTATGAAACCTTTGAGGATTTATACCTCTACTGTTACCGCGTTGCTGGCACTGTTGGTTTGATGTCAACATCAGTTATGGGTGTAGATAACACCATATATGCAGCACCGTGGCGGCAAAATAAACAACCATATCTTCCCACAGAAGAAGCGATCGCTCTCGGAATTGCCAATCAACTCACCAACATCCTGCGAGATGTAGGAGAAGATGCCAAACGGGGACGGATCTACATTCCCCTGGAAGACTTGGCAAAATTCAACTATACCGAGCAAGACTTCTTCAAAGGTGTGGTAGACGATCGTTGGCGGGCATTGATGCGCTTTCAAATTGACCGCGCCCGCCAATTTTACACCACATCCGACCAGGGAATTACTTATTTAGCATCCGATGCCCGTTGGCCTGTGTGGGCGGCATCAATGCTGTACGGTCAAATTTTGGAGGCGATTGAACGCAACGATTACGATGTATTCAATCAGCGGGCTTACGTTCCCCAGTGGAAAAAGTTACGCACCTTGCCCATAGCTTGGATGCGATCGCAAGTCCTTTAA
- the pds gene encoding 15-cis-phytoene desaturase: MRVAIAGAGLAGLSCAKYLTDAGHTPIVLERRDVLGGKVAAWKDADGDWYETGLHIFFGAYPNMLRLFKELDIEDRLQWKEHTMIFNQPDAPGTYSRFDFPDLPAPINGIVAILRNNDMLTWPEKIRFGIGLLQVMIQGQKYVEEMDKYSWTDWLRKHNIPERVNKEVFIAMAKSLNFIDPDEISATILLTALNRFLQEKNGSKMAFLDGSPTERLCQPIVDYITERGGEVRLNAPLKEILLNADGSVKGYLIRGLNGEEDEVFTADLYVSASSVDPLKVILPAPWKEMEFFQKLEGLEGVPVINVHLWFDRKLTQIDHLLFSRSPLLSVYADMSNTCREYANPERSMLELVLAPAKDWIAKSDEEIVAATIAELEKLFPDHFGGDNPATLLKSHVVKTPRSVYKATPGRQQYRPSQTTPISNFYLSGDYTMQRYLASMEGAVLSGKLTAQAISEALPVANSSNLQTLTRPPATNAATA; encoded by the coding sequence ATGCGAGTAGCGATCGCGGGAGCGGGACTAGCAGGACTTTCCTGCGCGAAATATCTTACAGACGCAGGTCACACACCCATTGTCTTGGAACGTCGAGACGTTCTAGGCGGTAAAGTGGCTGCATGGAAAGATGCTGATGGAGACTGGTACGAAACAGGTCTGCACATCTTTTTTGGCGCATATCCCAATATGTTGCGGTTATTCAAAGAACTGGACATTGAAGATCGATTGCAGTGGAAAGAACACACAATGATCTTCAACCAGCCAGATGCACCAGGTACTTACAGTCGCTTTGATTTCCCAGATTTGCCAGCACCAATTAATGGTATAGTGGCAATTCTGCGAAACAACGACATGCTGACATGGCCAGAAAAAATTCGCTTTGGCATCGGATTATTGCAGGTCATGATTCAGGGGCAAAAGTACGTTGAAGAAATGGACAAATATTCCTGGACAGATTGGCTGCGTAAACACAATATTCCAGAACGGGTCAATAAAGAAGTTTTTATTGCCATGGCCAAGTCGCTGAATTTCATCGACCCAGATGAAATTTCGGCAACCATTCTTTTAACTGCCCTCAATCGTTTCCTCCAGGAAAAAAATGGCTCGAAAATGGCCTTTCTGGATGGTTCGCCAACAGAACGATTGTGTCAGCCGATAGTAGATTACATCACCGAACGCGGTGGAGAAGTCCGCTTGAATGCCCCTTTGAAAGAGATTTTGCTAAACGCCGATGGTAGCGTCAAAGGATACTTGATTCGGGGGTTGAATGGCGAAGAAGATGAAGTTTTCACAGCGGATTTGTATGTATCTGCTAGCTCGGTTGACCCTCTAAAGGTGATTTTGCCAGCACCTTGGAAAGAAATGGAGTTTTTCCAAAAGCTAGAAGGCTTAGAAGGCGTGCCTGTGATTAACGTGCATTTGTGGTTCGATCGTAAACTTACGCAAATTGATCACTTGCTATTCTCGCGATCGCCCCTCCTAAGCGTTTATGCTGATATGAGCAATACCTGCCGTGAATACGCCAACCCCGAACGCTCGATGCTGGAATTAGTTCTAGCCCCGGCAAAAGATTGGATTGCCAAATCAGATGAGGAGATTGTGGCTGCCACTATTGCCGAGTTAGAAAAACTCTTCCCCGACCACTTTGGGGGAGACAATCCAGCAACATTGCTGAAATCTCATGTGGTGAAAACGCCCCGTTCAGTTTACAAAGCGACCCCTGGTCGTCAACAGTACCGTCCCTCGCAAACAACCCCCATTAGTAACTTCTATCTCTCAGGGGATTACACCATGCAACGCTACTTAGCCAGTATGGAAGGTGCCGTACTTTCTGGTAAGCTGACAGCGCAGGCGATTTCTGAGGCCCTCCCGGTAGCAAATTCCTCAAACCTGCAAACGCTCACCCGACCGCCCGCAACGAATGCTGCAACTGCCTGA
- a CDS encoding glycoside hydrolase family 3 protein — MGVSQKLKRFGHHLILGISGTTLSDDDKRALNELKPIGAIFFAKNFLDSTPYQVWLESFKDLNRQIREYTERDSMFMTLDHEGGRVIRTPPPITRFPHALLLRSHAYEVAKATAVELKSLGINLSWAPVADIFSHPDNPVIGARAFGNTPETATQGARDYYLGLRDSGILGCAKHFPGHGDTSKDSHIELPILNLTLEDLRLRELIPFKALIEVQIPLVMTVHILFPKIDPDVPGTLSQAILKTILREELGFEGVVVSDDLDMKAISDMFMKAGTVARSFNAGCDLFIVSRNINSSSIERTYRIAEDFADSLSNGSLDEAVVEAARERIEKLLAVTPQYPIHTLDKDVLLQHAQLAIASCYS, encoded by the coding sequence ATGGGTGTATCGCAGAAGCTCAAGCGCTTTGGACATCACCTGATTCTAGGTATTTCTGGCACGACATTAAGTGATGATGATAAACGCGCACTCAATGAATTGAAACCGATTGGGGCAATCTTTTTTGCTAAGAACTTTTTGGATAGCACCCCATATCAGGTTTGGCTGGAAAGCTTCAAGGATTTAAACAGGCAGATACGAGAATATACTGAACGTGATTCTATGTTCATGACTCTCGATCATGAAGGAGGTCGTGTAATTCGTACACCACCGCCAATTACCCGCTTTCCTCATGCCTTATTGCTGCGATCGCACGCTTATGAAGTAGCAAAAGCCACAGCGGTAGAACTCAAATCACTAGGAATCAATTTATCTTGGGCACCTGTAGCCGATATTTTTTCCCATCCCGACAACCCTGTGATTGGNGCTCGCGCCTTTGGTAACACTCCCGAAACTGCTACTCAAGGTGCCCGTGACTATTACCTTGGACTTCGAGATTCAGGAATTTTGGGATGCGCCAAACACTTCCCCGGACATGGAGACACCAGCAAGGACTCTCATATTGAGTTACCAATACTGAATTTAACTCTAGAAGACCTGCGACTTCGAGAACTTATACCTTTCAAAGCCTTAATCGAAGTACAGATTCCTTTGGTTATGACTGTCCATATTTTATTTCCCAAGATAGATCCTGATGTGCCAGGAACGCTTTCTCAGGCTATCCTCAAAACCATACTTAGAGAGGAACTTGGCTTTGAGGGAGTAGTTGTATCTGATGATTTGGATATGAAAGCGATCTCAGATATGTTTATGAAAGCTGGTACTGTGGCGCGGTCATTTAATGCAGGCTGCGATCTGTTTATTGTGTCGCGTAATATTAATTCATCATCTATTGAAAGAACTTATCGGATTGCTGAAGATTTTGCTGATTCGCTCAGTAACGGTAGCTTAGATGAAGCAGTCGTAGAAGCAGCTAGAGAAAGAATTGAGAAACTACTGGCAGTAACACCGCAATATCCGATACATACTTTGGATAAAGATGTATTATTGCAACATGCTCAACTAGCGATCGCTAGTTGCTATTCATAA
- a CDS encoding polysaccharide deacetylase family protein yields MLDILKQNDVKATFFWVGQALQANPDLAKREVAEGHAIGNHTWHHWYRRMDEATAKSEIDRTADLIYKTTGVKTSLFRPPGGFLNNGLAAYAKSQKHAVIMWSLTSADTDPHAKPQAFVNNVLKGAKPGFIVLMHDGGGDRHRTVEALPQIINGLKQQGYRFVTIPELLKMAQ; encoded by the coding sequence ATGCTGGATATCTTGAAGCAAAATGATGTTAAAGCCACATTCTTTTGGGTAGGACAAGCTTTACAAGCAAATCCTGACCTAGCGAAGCGTGAAGTAGCTGAGGGACACGCCATTGGCAACCATACTTGGCATCATTGGTATCGGCGAATGGATGAAGCTACAGCCAAAAGTGAAATTGATCGCACAGCGGATCTGATCTACAAAACTACAGGAGTCAAAACTTCTTTGTTCCGTCCTCCTGGAGGCTTTTTAAACAACGGACTAGCCGCTTATGCCAAAAGCCAAAAACATGCTGTCATTATGTGGTCGCTAACTTCCGCTGATACCGATCCGCACGCCAAACCACAGGCATTTGTAAATAATGTCCTGAAAGGCGCAAAACCTGGTTTCATTGTTTTAATGCATGATGGTGGTGGCGATCGCCACAGAACTGTAGAAGCTTTGCCACAAATCATCAACGGACTCAAACAGCAAGGCTACCGATTTGTGACAATTCCTGAACTACTAAAAATGGCTCAATAA
- a CDS encoding alr0857 family protein, with product MLKLTYTESSFDLECVTLSLEEWVAQRVILALRVGQSLCIEPTTASFLLPVDLPGVEVLRSEVKRDDREIIALCACDAEYMEVTLRGSWLSASSKDSVGVFVTTMSDRAEFFLHKLWQEAQSCASVMSE from the coding sequence ATGCTGAAATTAACTTACACTGAAAGCAGTTTTGATTTGGAATGTGTCACTCTGTCGCTAGAAGAATGGGTAGCGCAACGAGTGATTTTAGCCCTGCGAGTTGGGCAAAGTTTGTGCATTGAACCCACTACCGCTTCCTTTTTGCTTCCTGTTGATTTACCAGGAGTAGAAGTACTGAGGTCTGAGGTAAAAAGAGATGACAGAGAAATCATTGCCCTTTGTGCGTGCGATGCCGAATATATGGAAGTCACCCTGCGGGGTTCTTGGCTATCAGCTAGTTCTAAGGATTCTGTCGGTGTGTTTGTCACCACTATGAGCGATCGCGCTGAGTTCTTTTTGCACAAACTTTGGCAGGAAGCTCAATCTTGTGCTTCTGTGATGAGTGAATAA
- a CDS encoding HNH endonuclease: MQVLEQSVVVFSQNYLPLCRVNIKRAIVLLVTNKAQPLGFTAESGWQVHSPSLVIDVPKHIRLTITSNERMWKVPPVNRREVLRRDHHSCQYCGSSKHLTLDHVMPRSKGGSHTWDNVVAACERCNSRKGDRTLFEVGMQLRTKPKPPIHPAISFAEQFWIDMQANLE; the protein is encoded by the coding sequence ATGCAAGTGTTAGAGCAATCTGTGGTGGTGTTTTCTCAAAATTACTTGCCACTATGTCGGGTCAATATCAAGCGGGCGATTGTGCTGTTAGTAACCAACAAGGCGCAACCGCTGGGTTTTACCGCAGAAAGCGGCTGGCAAGTTCACTCACCCAGTTTGGTAATTGATGTGCCAAAACATATTCGCTTGACAATCACTTCTAATGAGCGGATGTGGAAAGTTCCGCCAGTGAATCGGCGAGAAGTATTGCGACGAGACCATCACAGTTGCCAATATTGCGGCAGCAGCAAACATCTAACGCTAGATCATGTGATGCCGCGTTCTAAAGGCGGTTCTCACACTTGGGATAACGTAGTCGCAGCTTGTGAAAGATGTAACTCCCGTAAAGGCGATCGCACCCTGTTTGAAGTTGGTATGCAACTGCGTACCAAACCAAAACCGCCAATCCACCCCGCGATTTCTTTTGCTGAACAGTTTTGGATAGATATGCAAGCAAACCTGGAATAA